DNA from Paraphotobacterium marinum:
ATGTCCCCACCAAAGTTGGCGAGAAATACACCAGTCTTCAATTTCATTCATCCAAGAGAAGTACATGTTTTCGTATTGTTTAGGAACAAAATTAATTTCATTGTTTTTCACAGCATCAATGGCAGTCTTGGCTAAAGGCTTTGTTTTTACATACCATTGATTGGTCAAAAGAGGCTCTATGATTTCACCGCTTCTATCACCGTATGGGATTGTAAGAATATGATCTTTTTGATTAACTAAAAGGTTTAGATCTTTTAACTCGGATAGAATTTCTTTTCTAGCATCAAATCTATCAAGCCCCTGATATCTTGAGGGAATGTCAATACTTAAATCATTATAAATCTTACCATTAAAGTGAAAAATTTCAGGCTTATTTCTAATTTTGGCGGAGAAAGTCATCACATTAATTAATGGTAGTTGATGTTTTTGACCAACACTATAGTCGTTAAAGTCATGAGCTGGAGTAATCTTAACACATCCAGTACCTTTCTCTAAGTCGGCATGTTCATCAGCAATTATAGGGATTTCACGATTAATTATTGGCAACATGACATGTTTGCCGATAATACTTTTATAGCGCTCATCATTAGGGTTTACAGCGACAGCCACATCACCTAATAGAGTTTCAGGTCTTGTGGTTGAAACAATAATATAATCGAGACCCTCAATAGTTTTTGTGTTACCAGTCAGTTTATACTTAATATCCCACATGTAACCTTGGGACTCTCTATTTTCTACTTCCAAATCAGAAATTGCAGTGTTGAGTTTTGGATCCCAATTGACAAGTCTTTTTCCTCTATAAATAAGTTTATCATCATAGAGTTTTTCAAATGCTGCCGTTACAGCAAGAGATAAATCTTCATCCATAGTAAACTTTTCTCTACTCCAATCGGCTGATAACCCCAATCGTTTCATTTGATTTAAAATTAAATTACCAGATTCGTTTTTCCATTCCCAAATTTTTTCAATGAACTTATCACGGCCAAAATCATGTTTATTTTTCCCTTCTTCTTTTGCAACTTTTCTTTCAACAAGCATTTGTGTAGCAATACCAGCATGATCAGTTCCAACCTGCCAAAGTGTATTATTACCCCGCATTCTTGATGTTCTTATAAGTATATCCATGATTGTTTGTTGAAAGGCATGCCCCATATGAAGGCTCCCTGTAACATTTGGCGGAGGAAGAACAATAGTGTAGGAATTATTTAATTCAGGGTTTTGTGGAGCAAAACAATTTTTTGACTCCCATGACTTATAAGTTTTTTTTTCGATTTGACTTGGGTTATATGTTTTTTCCATGTTGATTTTTTTTACCTGATTAATTTAAAATATCTAACTCATAAACTGAGTTAATGGAATGGGTTTTTATGTTAAAACCTAACTTTTTATACTGCATATATCGCATTCTGGCCGATTTTTTTAACTCTTCTTTATTAGGAACAAAGTCAATTATTGTCGCAGAACTGATGTTATTTATCACTAAACTTTCTGATAAATTAATGAAGATTCTATTAGAGCTATAGTTAGAGAAATTGTGACTAATAACAATAGGTGAGCCATTGAAAGAGACCTCACTTGAAATACAATGAGCTAAAAATTTTTCAGCTGGCAGATTCCATAAAAACTCATCCAATTTTTGTTCAGACAATTCATTATTTACTAGAATAAATATTTGTTTTTTTATATTGTAAAAAGGCTCAATAATTCCAACCAAAAAATTCAAGTTTCTTTGTTCTAAAACTTCATCATTTTCAATTTGAAAAAAAATTGCCTTTTTCATTTATTTTCTCTAACCTATTTGTTTGATTCGTGATTATTAATTGAATCAGACTTGTTTAATAAATATTGAACTAAAAGAGGAACAGGTCTACCAGTCGCCCCTTTATGAGCCCCTTGTTTCCAAGCTGTTCCAGCGATATCTAAGTGTGCCCAGTTGTACTTTTTTGTGAATTTGGATAAAAAACATGCAGCCACAGTAGTTCCAGCTCCAGGAGTCCCGATGTTAGCCATGTCGGCAAATGGACTTTTAAGTTTATCCATATACACCTCATCCATTGGAAGTCTCCATACTTTATCTCCCGATTGTTCAGAAGCGTTTGATAATTCATGAGCGAGGGGGTTATGAGTTGACATAAGACCACTTACATGATTTCCTAAGGCAACAATACACGCACCAGTTAGAGTCGCTATGTCGATTACACAATCTGGCTCAAACCGTTCTGCATAAGTAAGCACGTCACATAATACAAGTCTACCTTCTGCATCTGTATTTAAAACTTCAATAGTTTGACCTGACATGGAGGTTAAAATGTCACCAGGCCTAAAAGAGTTTCCTCCTGGCATGTTTTCACAGCCAGCAGCCATACCAACAACATTTATAGGTAGATTAAGTTCCGCAATAGCTTTCATTGTTCCAATGACGGAAGCAGCTCCACACATATCATACTTCATCTCATCCATATTTGCGGGCGGCTTTAATGATATACCACCAGCGTCAAAGGTTAGTCCTTTACCAATTAGAACAATTGGTTTTGCATTGGTATCCTTTGCTCCTTCATAGTTTATTATTGAGAGAAATGATTCATTTTTTGAACCACGTCCGACAGCTAGATAAGAGTTCATTTGGAGCTCTTGCATTGATTCTTCATCTAAGATTTGTGTTTTTATTGATGGATATTCTTTTTCTAATAATTTAGATTGTTTCGCCAAATATTCCGGGTTTGCAATGTTAGGAGGCATATTTGCCAAATCTTTAGCTAGCGATACTCCTTTTGCTATTGAAGTTCCATGTGTAATAGCCATTTCACCTGCAGTAAGTTCTCTTCGAGTGGACACGTTGAAAACCATTTTTCGTAAAGGTCTTCTTGTTTCTTGTTTATTCGATTTGAATTTATCAAAAACATATAAATTGTCTTGAGCAGTTTCGACTGCATCTCTTATTTTCCAATAAGTATCTCTTCCTTTAACGTGAAGCTCACTCAAAAATTAATAGCTTCCATTGAACCAGTTTCATTTAAGGTATGGATTGTTTTTTGAATAATTTGTTTATACTGAGTTGCTGATAACTCTCTTTCTTTTCCACACCCGACTAATAAAACTCTTTCAGAAAGAATATTTGGAACATGATGAAGAAGTAACACTTGACCAACTTTTCCTTCAATATCACCTCGTCTCAATAAAGCACTGATATAACCATTACTAATGGTATCAATTTGTTCTGCGGTAGGAGTTAGTCTTCTTGGTTCAAACACACCAACAACTACACAAGCACTTCTCTGCTTTTCAGGACTACCACTTTTAACATTAAACTCCATGCTATCTCCTAATTTTTTTGAAAATTATACTAAAGATTTAATTAATAATGTATCTTTTTTAATATTATTAAACTAAAAAATGATACAAAATATAAAAAAATAATTATAATAAAAAGAATTTCGATGGATAGGATATAACAGTTAGTGATAATTACAAAATATTTAGCTAAAGAAATGTTTAAAACTCAGATTGCTACACTGGGTGTTTTTACGCTCATACTTTATGCTTGGAGAATTTCTTTTGCACTAAGAGATGTCGTTGCTGGTAATTTGGAAGTAAGCAATTTATTCATTATCGTAAGCACATACATTCCTAATTTACTCGAAATTATTTTACCACTTTCTCT
Protein-coding regions in this window:
- a CDS encoding DNA polymerase III subunit chi, translated to MKKAIFFQIENDEVLEQRNLNFLVGIIEPFYNIKKQIFILVNNELSEQKLDEFLWNLPAEKFLAHCISSEVSFNGSPIVISHNFSNYSSNRIFINLSESLVINNISSATIIDFVPNKEELKKSARMRYMQYKKLGFNIKTHSINSVYELDILN